The genomic region TCGCCGTGTTGGCAAGGGTGTGGAAACAGTCGAAGCCGGTGCCCATGTCGATGGAATTATCACGGAACCGTTCGGAAGCGGGGAGGTAGCAGGCGAAGAGTTCCTGTCCCGGGTCGTACTCTTGCTGCTCGGGGACAGGCATGGGTACTATGGTCAGGTCGACGGTGCTTCCCCGGGAATGGCCGGATCTCTCGGCTATGTAGCCGTCCTCGAAGAGGCGGCTCTTATCGACGGTGGGATAGAACTCCTTCCTTGTCCGTGTGTCGCCGATGTCCTTCGCCCACCTGACGAAGTGACTGACCGCCCTCTGCGGCCTGTAGCAGTCGTAGATCTTGAGGGAAAGGGAGAATCCCTCGAGGTCCTCCTGGACGCGCTTCAAGGCGCCGGCAGCTTCCCTGGTGAGAAGACACTTCGGGGCGTTGTAGCCGTCGATGCGTTCCCCGACAAAGTTGTGAGGGCTGAAATAACGTATGTCCATGATGACAGAGGGGATATGCTCCCTGACGTCGACGAAGCGGTCTCGCGCGTCATCGCCGGCAACGGCGGCAAGAGGAAGGACGAGCAGCAGGGCGAGGCCTGCGAGGATGAAAAAGGATTGTCTTACAGTCACGCGCTTGTACATGCCGGCGGACCCTCCTGAATTTTTCTAACACGTTATCAGAACCTGTACGACTTTGCAACAGCACGGGTTAAGGAAAGTTCAAGAGTTCAAGGGTTCAAGGGTTCCAAGTAAAAAACAAAAGGAAAAAGGGCGACGCAACCATGCACGTGTCCCTTTTTTGCCTTTCATTCTTGAACTTGGAACTTGGAACCTGGAACCTGGAACGGTTTTTCTACGCTGCTTCCGGTGATATGAGTTGCGTGGCGCGAGCGGTGCCCTTGAGTTCGTCCATGACGTCGCGCACGGTGCTGATGCGGTCGACGCGGTAGCCGTTCGCGCCCACCGTGTAAAGCTGTTCCTCGACGTCAGTGTTATAGCCCCCGGAACTGAGGAGTCCGTTGCAGATGCA from Syntrophorhabdus sp. harbors:
- a CDS encoding M15 family metallopeptidase, which produces MYKRVTVRQSFFILAGLALLLVLPLAAVAGDDARDRFVDVREHIPSVIMDIRYFSPHNFVGERIDGYNAPKCLLTREAAGALKRVQEDLEGFSLSLKIYDCYRPQRAVSHFVRWAKDIGDTRTRKEFYPTVDKSRLFEDGYIAERSGHSRGSTVDLTIVPMPVPEQQEYDPGQELFACYLPASERFRDNSIDMGTGFDCFHTLANTANRSVGPVQRANRLLLKTLMERQGFVNYDKEWWHFTLKNEPFPDTYFDFPID